In one Oryza glaberrima chromosome 2, OglaRS2, whole genome shotgun sequence genomic region, the following are encoded:
- the LOC127761056 gene encoding WRKY transcription factor WRKY71, with protein MDPWISTQPSLSLDLRVGLPATAAVAMVKPKVLVEEDFFHQQPLKKDPEVAALEAELKRMGAENRQLSEMLAAVAAKYEALQSQFSDMVTASANNGGGGGNNPSSTSEGGSVSPSRKRKSESLDDSPPPPPPPHSHAAPHHMHVMPGAAAAGYADQTECTSGEPCKRIREECKPKISKLYVHADPSDLSLVVKDGYQWRKYGQKVTKDNPCPRAYFRCSFAPACPVKKKVQRSAEDNTILVATYEGEHNHGQPPPPLQSAAQNSDGSGKSAGKPPHAPAAAPPAPVVPHRQHEPVVVNGEQQAAAASEMIRRNLAEQMAMTLTRDPSFKAALVTALSGRILELSPTKD; from the exons ATGGATCCGTGGATTAGCACCCAGCCTTCGCTGAGCCTGGACCTCCGCGTCGggctgccggcgacggcggccgtcgCCATGGTTAAACCCAAGGTGCTCGTCGAGGAGGACTTCTTTCACCAGCAGCCTCTCAAGAAAGACCCAGAG GTTGCGGCGCTGGAGGCGGAGCTGAAGCGGATGGGCGCGGAGAACCGGCAGCTGAGCGAGatgctggcggcggtggcggccaagTACGAGGCGCTGCAGAGCCAGTTCAGCGACATGGTCACCGCCAGCgccaacaacggcggcggcggcggcaacaaccCGTCGTCCACCTCCGAGGGCGGCTCCGTCTCGCCGTCGAGGAAGCGCAAGAGCGAAAGCCTCGACgactctcccccgccgccgccgccgccgcactcacACGCGGCGCCGCACCACATGCACGTCatgcccggcgccgccgccgccggctacgCCGACCAGACCGAGTGCACCTCCGGCGAGCCCTGCAAGCGCATCCGCGAGGAGTGCAAGCCCAAGATCTCCAAGCTCTACGTCCACGCCGACCCATCCGACCTCAGCCTG GTGGTGAAAGATGGGTACCAATGGAGGAAGTATGGTCAGAAGGTCACCAAGGACAACCCCTGCCCAAGAGCCTACTTCAGATGCTCATTTGCTCCCGCCTGCCCTGTCAAGAAGAAG GTTCAGAGAAGCGCGGAGGACAACACGATCCTCGTGGCGACGTACGAGGGGGAGCACAACCacggccagccgccgccgccgctgcagtcGGCGGCGCAGAACAGCGACGGCTCCGGCAAGAGCGCCGGGAAGCCACCCcatgcgccggcggcggcgccgccggcgccggtggtgccGCACCGTCAGCACGAACCGGTCGTCGTCAACGGCGAGCagcaggccgcggcggcgtcggagatGATCAGGCGGAACCTGGCCGAGCAGATGGCGATGACGCTGACGCGTGACCCAAGCTTCAAGGCGGCGCTCGTCACCGCCCTCTCCGGCCGCATCCTCGAGCTCTCGCCGACCAAGGATTGA